One part of the Lotus japonicus ecotype B-129 chromosome 2, LjGifu_v1.2 genome encodes these proteins:
- the LOC130735133 gene encoding uncharacterized protein LOC130735133 yields the protein MVIGGATDAMKCRLLPSTFKGVAMTWFIKQPPYSISNFTDLSTKFLTQFLANQAQKATPTDLFNIRQQVGERIKTYMTRFSRVSVQLEDASPEVCVAAFKNGLRCGSLNKDLTRRPTKDMMDLRARVQEFILVEQDEQTKKDRDNWRAQPDVSAERGRVSKEQRPAQTPRQPRPAPYRSGKQGPQSNTWHRNSQPASANQAAQGGNAPAQGHQTKLNALLSAILRAVGQTNVVQYPRPPRRPPANVDTTKWCEFHKAMGHNTDNCRTLRKEIERLIKAGHLSNFVLGENTQSEAVKTTGGDLSKGKEVVEELGAPAGSCSSIAGGFGGGRLSSKGRKRYVEAVNSVHHAYEGECWLNHTPITFSPKDFDHVISHDNDPIVVTLRVNNYVTKKVFLDQGSSADIIYGDAFERLGLKESDLKPYTGCLVGFTGDWAKVRGYVELDTAFGEGEYVKKFQVKYLVLPCKATYNVLLGRNTLNKICAIISTAHLTIKYPACNGKVGILRVDQEAARACYAQSLELYGKKAAKEAHRVTEIFPHEDFNLDPRDD from the coding sequence ATTGTTACCTTCAACGTTTAAAGGCGTGGCTATGACTTGGTTTATCAAACAACCTCCATATTCCATTTCAAACTTCACTGATTTGTCAACTAAGTTTTTAACACAGTTTTTGGCCAATCAAGCACAAAAGGCAACCCCGACTGATTTATTCAATATTCGCCAACAGGTGGGCGAGCGTATCAAAACATACATGACTCGATTTAGCAGAGTTTCAGTGCAGTTAGAGGACGCCAGTCCGGAGGTATGTGTGGCGGCCTTCAAAAATGGGCTCAGGTGCGGCTCGTTGAACAAAGATTTAACCAGAAGACCCACCAAAGACATGATGGATTTGCGTGCACGGGTACAAGAATTTATCTTGGTTGAGCAGGACGAGCAAACTAAGAAGGATAGAGACAACTGGCGGGCCCAACCAGATGTTTCAGCTGAAAGGGGACGAGTTTCTAAGGAACAACGCCCCGCTCAAACACCGCGCCAACCAAGGCCCGCGCCTTACCGTTCAGGCAAACAGGGGCCACAAAGCAACACTTGGCATCGCAACAGTCAACCTGCCTCGGCGAATCAAGCGGCGCAGGGAGGAAATGCTCCCGCTCAGGGTCATCAAACCAAGTTGAATGCCCTTCTCAGCGCAATCCTGCGAGCAGTAGGGCAAACCAATGTCGTCCAATACCCGAGGCCACCTAGGCGACCTCCTGCGAACGTGGACACAACCAAGTGGTGTGAATTCCATAAGGCTATGGGACACAATACTGATAATTGTCGGACCCTGCGCAAGGAGATTGAACGACTGATCAAGGCGGGGCATTTGTCTAACTTTGTCTTAGGAGAAAATACACAATCAGAGGCAGTCAAAACCACTGGCGGTGACTTGTCAAAAGGCAAGGAGGTAGTTGAGGAGTTGGGAGCACCCGCTGGGTCTTGCTCATCAATcgctggaggatttggcggcgggCGTTTATCTAGCAAAggaaggaaaagatatgtcGAGGCAGTAAACTCGGTGCACCATGCTTACGAGGGGGAATGTTGGCTGAACCACACTCCTATTACTTTCTCGCCAAAAGATTTTGATCACGTGATTTCGCATGATAACGATCCAATAGTGGTGACTCTGCGCGTGAATAACTATGTTACTAAGAAAGTTTTTCTGGACCAAGGCAGTTCTGCAGACATCAtatatggcgatgcatttgaaAGATTGGGATTAAAGGAGTCAGATTTAAAGCCATATACGGGGTGTTTGGTCGGATTCACGGGCGATTGGGCCAAAGTTCGAGGCTATGTGGAATTGGACACTGCTTTTGGCGAGGGGGAGTATGTGAAGAAATTCCAAGTAAAGTATTTGGTTCTTCCATGCAAGGCGACGTATAATGTGCTTCTTGGGCGCAATACTTTGAACAAAATATGTGCAATAATCTCAACCGCCCACTTAACAATAAAGTATCCAGCTTGCAATGGAAAGGTGGGGATTTTGAGGGTGGATCAAGAGGCCGCCCGGGCATGTTACGCACAAAGTTTGGAACTTTATGGTAAGAAGGCGGCCAAGGAAGCACATCGCGTCACGGAAATTTTTCCACATGAAGATTTTAATTTGGATCCCCGCGATGATTAA